One window of Bos javanicus breed banteng chromosome 1, ARS-OSU_banteng_1.0, whole genome shotgun sequence genomic DNA carries:
- the SMCO1 gene encoding single-pass membrane and coiled-coil domain-containing protein 1 — translation MNNETTTLISLKEAMKRVDHKLQALEAHFKELDFIKDNLTQKFEDHSKTLANQGAQDELWKAVLSLKFTSMELNILYSYVIEVLVHLHTCVLEKLPDLVRSLPTLASILRRKVKNKRIRVVWESVLEEHGLQEGDITALCIFFVAHGNKAEHYIAKVRQMYIRDINFMISNMVKNQALQDGLLKAVQVIEKGKAEMTPQEKKSPLKELIPSVKS, via the exons ATGAACAATGAAACCACAACCCTGATATCCTTGAAGGAGGCAATGAAAAG AGTAGACCACAAACTCCAAGCTTTAGAAGCACATTTTAAAGAACTGGACTTCATCAAGGATAATCTGACACAGAAATTTGAAGATCATAGCAAGACTTTGGCAAACCAGGGAGCCCAAGATGAGCTATGGAAAGCAGTTCTGTCACTCAA GTTCACCTCAATGGAACTGAATATTTTATACAGCTACGTCATTGAAGTACTTGTCCACTTGCACACTTGTGTGCTTGAGAAGCTGCCAGATCTGGTGAGAAGTCTTCCCACCTTAGCCTCCATCCTTAGACGAAAAGTCAAGAATAAGCGCATCCGAGTTGTATGGGAGTCTGTTCTGGAGGAACATGGGTTGCAAGAAGGAGATATCACAGCactgtgtatcttctttgtagCACATGGTAACAAGGCAGAACACTACATTGCTAAAGTAAGGCAGATGTATATAAGAGATATCAATTTCATGATCTCTAATATGGTAAAGAACCAGGCGCTGCAGGATGGTTTGCTGAAGGCTGTGCAGGTCATTGAGAAGGGGAAAGCAGAGATGACCCCCCAAGAGAAAAAGTCACCCCTAAAAGAGTTGATACCATCAGTCAAAAGCTAA